A window of Bdellovibrio svalbardensis genomic DNA:
GATATGACCAAACTTTTTTCACCATTCATTCAAGCGGATAATTCAACTTCCCGACACTTTGGCGGAACAGGCTTGGGGCTTTCCATCTCCAAAAGCCTCGTGCAGCTTATGAACGGTGAAATTGGTCTAAAAAGCGAAGAGAAGATGGGTTCCACTTTCTGGGTACGCCTCAAACTTTCTCCGGCTGAAGATCAAGACCAAACAGCACTTGAAAATGACTTCGCCAGCTTACAGTATAAAAAGATTTTGGTTGTGGATGATGATCCTTTAGCAAATTTAGTTTTGGAAAAGTACCTCTCTAGCTGGGGCTTTCAGGTCATTACGACCCTGAATGTAAGCGAAGCCCTGGCCGAGCTACAACTTGCCGTGGATCAACGATCACCATTCAGTGTTGCCATCATCGACAAAAGATTGTCTGAGATGGATGGATTAGATTTGGCACGAATGATTAAGAGCAATCTGGAACTCGCAAGCACACCGTTAATATTAATGACCGCACATAACAAGTCGGGATTAAAAGAAGAGGCTTTGCGAACGTACTTTTCAGATGTCCTCATTAAACCTTTCCGCAGAAGCGAACTGCAGAAAGCCTTAAAACAACTGCTCTTGGCCGATAAGACCAAGAAGCCCCTCTCAGTCTCTCAGGTACTTCCTGCGAATAATTCCAAAGATGAACAGACGAAGCTGGGAAGAATTCTGGTGGCTGAAGACAACCAAGTGAATCAGCTGGTAACTCGAACACTTTTAGAACAACTGCAATACAGTGTCCTTGTTGTCTCCAATGGAAATGAGGCTTTGAAGGAAGTCTTCAGTGAACATTTTGATTTAGTTTTTATGGATTGCCAAATGCCTGACTTGGATGGCTACCAAACAACAGTTCGTATTCGCAAAGCAGAAGCTGGCACTGGACGCCACATCCCCATCGTGGCCCTCACAGCAAATGCGATGGAACAAGATCGAGAAATGTGCGTAAAATCCGGCATGGATGACTATCTTGCCAAACCAGTGAAAAAAGTAGTTTTAGAAGCGATGCTGAAAAAGTGGCTGCGGACTGCAACTTCCATAAACCCTTCTCCTGGGCTGGACCGCGAAAGTTAGCAGAAGTTAAAGAACTGAAATGAAATTATTTTCCCGAATATCACATTTCTGGGCAGTCTCTGCCTCGCCAGTTCGAATTCACGACAGGCAAAACTGGACTTTGTTTTGCAGCATCCATTCAGGTCAACAATCACCCTTCTAAAGAGGAATCAATGATTATGAACCTTAGCGTACTGGCATCTTTTCTTTGGGCCATCCTTCTTACCTCCTCGGCACAAGCTGCGGCCCTGAATAAACAAGAAATTCTGCAGGTCCAAAGCTGTTCTGAGCCTGAACTACAACCCCTTGGCGTCCACCAACAGGTTGTGGTGAGACTCAAATACATCACTTGTGACACTCAGAACAACCCAACTTTTAATTCCAAAGAGAATGAGCTTGAACTCAGCCAACTCAATCAGGATTCAAATACCGTCGCGTTGGTTAAGGCTCTTTGTCAGGTTCTCGAGAGTCAGCTCAGAGCCCAAGCCATCGACATTGAAAACTCGTATTGTATGAAGGAGTAGTCCAGACGTCCGCGACCTCTAACGCCTGGACAACAACCAGTCGGTTCCTTTTTGAAGTTGATCATCGGAAAGCTTATCTGTGAGCTCTTCTCGCAGTATCTTTAAATTCATCGAGCGAAGCTCACGCTTCCAAGCTTCATCTGCACGGTTCATAACTTTTGCGATGGAACACATTGGGGAAAATTTGGCAGTCTTTTTAAGACATGGATTATTCTTTCGAATTTCCGTGCACTTAAATGTCTGCGTTGGGCCTTCCACCGCTTCAACAATATCCAAGAATGAGATATCTTCTGGCCTTTTCGCAAGACGATATCCACCTGTCGGCCCCAGCGTCGTATCGACAAGACCGGCCTGCGCAAGAGCTTGTAAAGCCTTGGATAGATACTCCTTGGGAACGCCATGGAATTCGGCCAAGGCCTTAGTGGACACATATTGATCTGCGGGCAGCTCACTGAGCGCTACACAACAATGAAGGGCCCACTCAACTTGGTTACGCAAAATCATCTAGACCAGGCCTATCTTATTGACGCCTTTAATTTGATCCAGAGATCCCGGCTCATTTCTAAAAGCGACCCCTAAACGGTTCCACATATTGATAGTTCCAATCGCGAAAGTTAAGTCTGAAAGCTCTTTTTCAGAAAAAAATGTTCTCGCTTTCTCAAAGTCCTTATCTTCAACACCGCGAGTGCTGATCTTGGTGAGCAATTCGGCCCACTCAAGAGCGGCCTTTTCTTTTTCCGTGAAAAGTTTCGACTCATGCCAGAATCCCAAATGATACAGTCTCAGCTCCCGCTCCCCCAGAGTGCGCGCTTCTTTCACATGCAGATCCAGGCAAAACAGGCATCCATTCAATTGTGACACCCTGATTTTAACCAGCTCGATAATACTGCGCTCGACTGGCGATTCTGCCAAAGTTTTTTCAAGGGCTATAATAGCGCCATAGGATTCAGACGACAGTTTTGGATAGTTTAAACGAATAGCCATTTTTACACCTCACAATTAAGGATATCTAATATCCTTAATAAAGACAGGACGCAAGAAAATCTTCGGCGAGCTGTCCGGATGAAAAAGAAAAAGGGCCTTGCCAGGCCCTTTTTACTAGTCATCAAGATAAGATTTCAACTCTTGCAAGTGGTATCCCCACCCGACTTCAAAGTCTTTCATGATTTTTGCTCGAGATTTATCAGGCAAAGATCCCCATCCGACATGCTTCACGGTCAAAACACGCTTGGGCCCTTGGTCTTCGATCGAGAAAGTACATTCGGTCTGTGCCTCTTTCGGCCAGTCCTTTTCACGCCACGTGAAGGTGATATTTTTCTTTTCTTGAAGAGATAGAACTTTTCCGGAAGCAAGGCCTTTGTTTCCTTCGTCATCCACCCAGGCTTCTTTGAACTTTCCACCAACGCGGGGCTCAATGACAACATCGTCGCTCCACCAATTCTCGATATCATCGGAATCAGTCAAGGCTCTCCAAATTTCTGCAACTGTACCACGAACGGTGATTGAGAGTTCGATTTGATCTTTCATCGGCTACCTTTTCTAAAAATCTTATGGCACTAGCATAGCCAATCACTGACTTATTCTCAATTAGGAATTGCGGAGGCACCAAGATTAAGCCTTCAAAATCCTCATCAAGGACTTCGCATCAGAGGGAGCTCTGATTTTAATATTGTTATCAAAGTAAACGAAGACATCCCGCGGAGCCTTTTTCCCCGCCTCATCACTGATATCCAGGGCATCCAAGGGCTCCCTCCCCTTTCTCCAAAGCTTGATTCGATCAGCCCACCAATTCAAAGTGGGCTCATCGTAACCGCTGGCATACAGCTCTTCATCACCATGCAAACGCAGATACATAAAGTCGCTGGTGACATCTTCCATATAGGGCCATTTCCCGGCCGTATCCGCTAGCACCAAGGCGATATTGTATTTCCTCAACAGTTTGATGAAATCGGGATTTTCAAAGCTATGATGGCGAACTTCCATGGCATGACGAAGAGGACGTGACGAGGTCAGAGCGTCCTCCGGAAAATCAGCTTCAAAGCGATCGGCGGTTTGCGCCAACAGCGCTGCTTCCTTAAAGGTTCGGGGCAACATCTTAAAGAACTCCTCAATGCGCTCTTCATCAAATCGAAAGCTCGGTGAAAACTGCCATAAGAAAGGACCTAATTTCTGCCTCAGATGCAAAACTCCAGAGGCGAAGAAATTTGCCAGAGGCTGTCTGACATTGTGCAAGCGACGAACGTGAGTGATATATCGCGGACCCTTCACTGAAAAGCGAAAGTCTTCGGGAGTCGCCTGGAACCAGTTTTTATAACTGCTTGGGCTTTGGGTTGCGTAGAAGGTGCCGTTGATTTCAATAGAGCTCACCTGCCTGCTTGCATAAGACAGCTCATCTTTTTGCACCAAATCTTTGGGATAAAATTCACCTCTCCACGGAGAGTAGCGCCAGCCCGAAATTCCTATTCTTGTTTCCATGAACAGGATGGTAGCATCCTTAAATTCAACTCTGGAAATGAGCCTTCACAATGACAAACTTACACTCATAGAAACTGTTGCCACACAGTAATCACTGAGCAACAAAGAATGTCACTTCTCAGAATGAGACAAATGGAAATGACAGGAGACTGATCCAGCTAGGTCCTCTTTCCTATAGACGCTATTTTTTTGGCACTCCGAAGGCACAGCTCTTGCCTCTCTTCATATTGATACAAATGTATTGGAGATGCTTATGGGTTTCACAAGAACGTCCAAAAAATTTGCTCTGACATTCCTTGCCGGCCTTCTGGTTCTTTCGGGAATCACCGCATTTGCCGCCGGCGAACAATGTGCCAGTATTTTTGCAGAGATCAGCTCCACCCAAGAGTTGAATGAGTTGATGGTCAAACGCTATCCGCAACTGACTTCCATACTCAAAGATCCCAATGCCTATTTTGAAAAATATCGCGAACGCTTTAATGAACAAAAAAAGAAAACACCCGAAAGTCCTTTCTCTTTTGATTTTAGCGAAATGGGCCTGCCTTTGGTTCAGGATATCAACGGCTATTTGAGTGCAAAGATTGAGACCGTACAAAAGGATTTAACTGCTCTGAAAGAAAAGCGCGATGGTCACAATAAATTAGTTAAAATCGTGCGCACGCCCTTTGACAAATCCAAACAGAACCAACTCGAATTGTATTTGAAGTATTTGGGCGAACTTAAAGCTGAATCTGCAGAGATTTTGGCAAAGGGCTCTGTGTCGTATCGTCATCTTGTTGAGTTTTCATATTTCTACAGCCGTGCCATTGGTCGCTTTGATACCAAGTCTTATCCATTGAAGGATCGTTTTCTTCTTTATACAGATCGTTTGCTGGAGGGCTACAAGCCACTTTCTTTGAGTAAAGAATATGAAATGTATAAGTCGCGCGAGTTCGGTGTGTTCCAACTGCACAGTAAATATAGCGGATACAAAGCGGCCGAGAAAGACTTTGAGTCAGCTTTCGCCAATAAAGAGGAACTTAAATCCCTGTGGATTCCAACCAATGCCAGCATTGGAAACTCTGTATTAATGCGACTTATGAATACGCGCCTTCACTTGGTCGGTGTCACCGACGCCCCAATTTGGGCGGATGGATACAACCGCCCCGCGGGTGACTTCTGGATGCACGACGTTCGCCATGAATCCTTCAAGTTTTATGAAGTGCAAAGATATTTGGAAAAGAATGACCTGAGCGCTGAACAGTTCGTAAACATGCAAAGAAAAATGGACGACTGGCTGGTGGAATTAAATCGCGAAACCGCGAAGATCGAAGATCCGGATTTAAAGAAAGCCGTTTCTTTGACTTCTTTCAACTTCCATCACGATGCCGGATTCCCATTGATTCCTTCGATGTATCTTGCACAAGAAAGATATCAACCTGTGCGCAGCCTTTACACCATGCACATTATCAGCGGTCACGGAGTTACCTTCAAAGATCCTTGGAATAACCTGGATAAAGCGGAAGTGTGGTTGAAAGATTTCTGGCGTCAACGCATTGACCAGGAATATGAAGCTTTGGACTTGGCCAAATCATCTTCTGGCGCGAAGTAATTTCGTCAGTTCTTGATCAAACCCATTGGCAAAGCTTGCTTTGTCTTTGGGTCCGAGAGGTGGTGGTCCCCCTTGAATCATGCCGGCTCCACGAAGATCTTGCATAAGATTTCGAGTCGCAAGCACATCATGAACATTGTCTTCATTATAAACCGATCCACGCGGATTGATTGCAACAACATGCTTTGCCACTAACTGCGCCGCGAGCGGAATATCCGCTGTCACCACAAGGTCGCCCTTATTTGCATGCTTAAGAATATAGCCATCTGCTACATCAAGACCGTGATCAACTATAATTAGATTTATCAGATTAGATTCGGGAATGAACATCCCAGAGTTGGCTACCAAGGTCACTGGGACCTGAGCCCGGGAGGAGGCCTTGAA
This region includes:
- a CDS encoding RrF2 family transcriptional regulator, with protein sequence MILRNQVEWALHCCVALSELPADQYVSTKALAEFHGVPKEYLSKALQALAQAGLVDTTLGPTGGYRLAKRPEDISFLDIVEAVEGPTQTFKCTEIRKNNPCLKKTAKFSPMCSIAKVMNRADEAWKRELRSMNLKILREELTDKLSDDQLQKGTDWLLSRR
- a CDS encoding carboxymuconolactone decarboxylase family protein; its protein translation is MAIRLNYPKLSSESYGAIIALEKTLAESPVERSIIELVKIRVSQLNGCLFCLDLHVKEARTLGERELRLYHLGFWHESKLFTEKEKAALEWAELLTKISTRGVEDKDFEKARTFFSEKELSDLTFAIGTINMWNRLGVAFRNEPGSLDQIKGVNKIGLV
- a CDS encoding SRPBCC family protein, translated to MKDQIELSITVRGTVAEIWRALTDSDDIENWWSDDVVIEPRVGGKFKEAWVDDEGNKGLASGKVLSLQEKKNITFTWREKDWPKEAQTECTFSIEDQGPKRVLTVKHVGWGSLPDKSRAKIMKDFEVGWGYHLQELKSYLDD
- a CDS encoding DUF72 domain-containing protein, whose amino-acid sequence is METRIGISGWRYSPWRGEFYPKDLVQKDELSYASRQVSSIEINGTFYATQSPSSYKNWFQATPEDFRFSVKGPRYITHVRRLHNVRQPLANFFASGVLHLRQKLGPFLWQFSPSFRFDEERIEEFFKMLPRTFKEAALLAQTADRFEADFPEDALTSSRPLRHAMEVRHHSFENPDFIKLLRKYNIALVLADTAGKWPYMEDVTSDFMYLRLHGDEELYASGYDEPTLNWWADRIKLWRKGREPLDALDISDEAGKKAPRDVFVYFDNNIKIRAPSDAKSLMRILKA
- a CDS encoding YaiI/YqxD family protein, which encodes MKIWIDADACPKVIKEVVFKASSRAQVPVTLVANSGMFIPESNLINLIIVDHGLDVADGYILKHANKGDLVVTADIPLAAQLVAKHVVAINPRGSVYNEDNVHDVLATRNLMQDLRGAGMIQGGPPPLGPKDKASFANGFDQELTKLLRARR